A stretch of Paenibacillus peoriae DNA encodes these proteins:
- the pgeF gene encoding peptidoglycan editing factor PgeF, giving the protein MEPFIVNTEATGTMPMQDGGRPVPKLLYIQSWERQVQGLTAGFTGRHGGVSEVPYASLNCAFHVGDDPEKVIRNRRLIAEQLGFAAEAWTCGEQVHGHHVAVVKAADRGRGFLDRASAFQDTDGLLTNVPGILLTSFYADCVPLYFCDPVRRVIGLAHAGWKGTVAEIALKMVQTMQNEYGSQPSDILAAIGPSIGSESYEVDEHVMNRIRVLEHDCPGNDKWEGCVYFPLADGKTLLDLKQCNRHIMMKAGILPSHIECTTLCTSSRSDLFFSYRKEGGVTGRMASWIGLEER; this is encoded by the coding sequence ATGGAACCGTTTATAGTGAATACCGAGGCTACGGGGACTATGCCAATGCAAGATGGCGGACGTCCCGTACCGAAGTTGTTATATATTCAATCTTGGGAGCGGCAGGTTCAGGGATTAACAGCGGGTTTTACAGGTCGTCATGGTGGTGTCAGTGAGGTGCCCTACGCTAGTCTAAACTGTGCGTTTCATGTAGGGGATGACCCCGAGAAAGTCATTCGTAACCGGCGGCTCATTGCAGAGCAACTTGGTTTCGCTGCTGAAGCGTGGACGTGCGGTGAACAGGTTCATGGTCATCATGTTGCTGTGGTCAAGGCTGCTGACCGCGGGCGGGGCTTTCTGGATCGTGCATCCGCTTTTCAGGACACAGATGGACTATTGACGAATGTACCTGGCATTTTGCTGACGTCTTTTTATGCAGACTGTGTACCCTTATATTTTTGTGATCCAGTGCGCCGTGTGATTGGGCTGGCGCATGCAGGCTGGAAGGGAACCGTTGCGGAAATTGCATTGAAAATGGTACAGACCATGCAAAACGAATATGGATCTCAGCCGTCAGATATACTAGCAGCTATTGGTCCTTCCATTGGTTCTGAATCCTATGAGGTGGATGAGCACGTGATGAACCGAATTCGGGTTTTGGAGCATGATTGCCCGGGTAATGATAAATGGGAAGGTTGTGTTTACTTCCCCTTAGCCGACGGTAAAACACTACTTGACTTGAAACAATGCAATCGACACATTATGATGAAAGCAGGAATATTGCCGAGCCATATCGAATGTACTACCTTATGCACGAGTAGCCGTAGCGATTTGTTTTTTTCATATCGCAAAGAAGGCGGCGTCACAGGAAGAATGGCGAGTTGGATTGGTCTGGAAGAGAGGTGA
- a CDS encoding YlmC/YmxH family sporulation protein: MRVSAPETSVRAMKISEFQTKDVINIVDGRRLGQISDLEIDVRQGKIEAIVVPGSSRFMGWFGGGSELVIPWRNIVKIGSDVVLVRLEGLHEPPDEREEKPYIERQERNDRRVF, encoded by the coding sequence ATGCGTGTGAGTGCACCGGAAACGTCAGTAAGAGCCATGAAAATTTCCGAGTTTCAAACCAAGGATGTCATTAACATTGTAGATGGGCGACGTCTTGGACAAATCAGTGATCTGGAGATTGACGTACGACAAGGGAAAATTGAAGCTATTGTGGTTCCGGGCAGCAGTCGATTCATGGGCTGGTTTGGAGGGGGAAGCGAATTGGTTATTCCGTGGCGCAACATTGTGAAAATTGGTTCGGATGTTGTGCTTGTTCGATTGGAGGGATTGCATGAGCCACCGGATGAAAGGGAGGAAAAGCCGTATATCGAACGTCAGGAGCGGAATGACCGACGGGTCTTTTGA
- a CDS encoding YggS family pyridoxal phosphate-dependent enzyme has product MSLEERIKEVNARVEAACARSGRSRDEVNVIAVTKYVSAATMTSVLDSDLEHVGENRWQDAADKWSKLGDRGTWHFIGHLQTNKVKDVIGKFKFIHSLDRLSLAQELDKKAAALGLRVKAFVQVNISGEMSKYGLSSEAVVPFLEQIRELEHVDVIGLMTMAPHEEDPEKTRPVFRGLRELRDRLNGQALTREPIVHLSMGMSNDFEVAVEEGATWLRLGSVLVGREEDFHWA; this is encoded by the coding sequence GTGTCTTTGGAGGAACGAATTAAAGAGGTGAATGCCCGTGTAGAAGCGGCATGTGCCCGAAGCGGACGTTCGCGTGATGAAGTAAATGTGATCGCTGTCACGAAATATGTTTCGGCGGCGACAATGACATCGGTATTGGATAGCGACTTAGAGCATGTGGGCGAAAATCGCTGGCAGGATGCTGCGGATAAATGGAGTAAGCTGGGTGACCGGGGAACGTGGCATTTTATTGGTCATCTCCAAACGAATAAGGTTAAAGATGTAATTGGAAAATTTAAATTTATACATTCGCTTGACCGCTTATCACTCGCTCAGGAATTGGATAAGAAGGCAGCTGCTCTGGGACTGCGAGTTAAAGCTTTTGTGCAAGTCAATATTTCTGGGGAAATGTCCAAATATGGCTTGTCCTCTGAGGCGGTTGTCCCCTTTTTGGAACAAATTCGCGAGCTGGAACATGTGGACGTGATTGGCTTGATGACAATGGCTCCTCATGAGGAAGACCCGGAAAAAACTCGGCCTGTATTTCGGGGATTGCGTGAATTACGGGATAGGTTAAATGGACAAGCCTTGACCAGAGAACCCATCGTTCACTTGTCTATGGGGATGTCCAATGATTTTGAAGTGGCGGTTGAAGAAGGAGCGACCTGGTTGCGGCTTGGTTCCGTACTGGTCGGACGAGAGGAGGATTTCCATTGGGCGTAA